In the Victivallis sp. Marseille-Q1083 genome, one interval contains:
- the uxuA gene encoding mannonate dehydratase gives MTESFRWYGPDDPVPLAAIRQTGAKGVVSALHELPYGAVWPLEQIENRRQQIARHGLIWNVVESLPVHEDIKAGRGNLAGLFDCYRQSIRHLGRCGIRVITYNFMPVLDWVRTDLAYRLPDGSQTLFYHHREFAAFELFLLRRPNAEADYSEAEFQAAKRYFEQLTGDQQQQLAANIVDHLPGWRGTTLEEVRAKLRRCQTLDRAGLQANLQRFLESVIPAAEEAGCTLVIHPDDPPRPILGLPRICGNGEDIAAILAMVDSPANALCFCAGSLSANPANDVAALFRRFADRVGFLHLRSTRTDAEGNFYEANHLEGNVDMFALVKAVVAEQLRRRRAGRDDWRIPFRPDHGHVMLDDLAKPPCPNPGYSVIGRMKGLAELRGLEFGIVKALYPEAIPYLD, from the coding sequence ATGACCGAATCTTTCCGCTGGTACGGACCGGATGACCCGGTTCCGCTGGCCGCCATTCGTCAAACCGGCGCCAAAGGCGTCGTCAGCGCACTCCACGAGCTGCCGTACGGCGCCGTCTGGCCGCTGGAACAAATCGAAAACCGCCGGCAGCAAATCGCCCGGCACGGCCTGATTTGGAATGTCGTCGAAAGCTTGCCGGTCCACGAGGATATCAAAGCGGGCCGCGGCAATCTTGCCGGATTGTTCGACTGCTACCGGCAATCAATCCGCCATCTCGGTCGCTGCGGCATCCGGGTCATCACCTATAATTTCATGCCGGTACTCGACTGGGTTCGCACCGATCTGGCCTATCGGCTGCCGGACGGTTCGCAGACGCTGTTCTACCACCATCGCGAATTCGCCGCATTCGAACTGTTCCTGCTGCGGCGGCCGAATGCCGAAGCGGACTACAGCGAAGCGGAATTTCAGGCGGCCAAACGCTATTTCGAGCAACTGACCGGCGACCAGCAACAGCAGTTGGCGGCGAATATCGTCGATCATCTGCCCGGCTGGCGCGGTACGACGCTGGAGGAGGTCCGGGCGAAATTGCGGCGCTGTCAAACGCTCGACCGCGCCGGGCTGCAAGCCAATCTGCAACGCTTTCTTGAATCGGTCATTCCGGCGGCCGAAGAAGCCGGTTGCACGCTGGTCATCCATCCCGACGATCCGCCCCGCCCGATTCTCGGGCTGCCGCGCATCTGCGGCAACGGCGAGGATATCGCCGCCATCCTGGCCATGGTCGACTCGCCGGCCAACGCGCTTTGCTTCTGCGCCGGCAGCCTGAGTGCCAATCCAGCCAACGATGTTGCCGCTTTATTCCGCCGTTTTGCCGATCGCGTCGGCTTTCTGCACCTGCGCAGCACCCGGACTGACGCTGAAGGCAATTTCTACGAGGCCAATCACCTGGAAGGCAATGTCGATATGTTCGCATTGGTCAAAGCGGTCGTCGCCGAACAATTGCGCCGCCGCCGGGCCGGGCGCGATGACTGGCGCATCCCGTTCCGGCCGGATCACGGCCACGTCATGCTCGACGACCTGGCGAAACCGCCCTGCCCCAATCCCGGTTACAGCGTCATCGGCCGGATGAAGGGGCTGGCCGAATTGCGCGGACTGGAATTCGGCATCGTCAAAGCCCTCTATCCGGAAGCAATTCCTTATCTGGACTGA
- a CDS encoding efflux RND transporter periplasmic adaptor subunit has protein sequence MKTFISALLLATAAGGPLLATQPQITKFKLVPDESAAAFYDGTVEYARTAVISFESPGHLTFVAPVGRYVVGEVLDSDGNIVAPGGLLAQQDLKIPQADVDIAEVMLKRADAVLEDSELNYKRDKDLAEKSAVSIREFQETQMLYTTAIRDKSKAELELERAKRVLETCTRYSPFNAVVTETYLSVGGSADTGDPVLKISMIDPIRVRFSLPPEARLKLNDAARILVYPVGTDEPAVGWLEQPVLSTSAMFCYVDNPRSAGYVLMPDGTQLPSVDALNPVRAIAAKQAAAPLWAAEETVHHDDKGHFVWRLNPPEPQPDGRTDGSEVFTLERVEVELADLQIRYGYMLLRGLKAGSALKDGDLLAGDVPEDAVSGTTVIYRQKFHPFQVGDKVKVRLDEAQNAHKFSIPAAALHKNQDNAGRYVMVEQQGTPRQIPVTVLGWERQNAWIFSPDLTVGMELLLESRP, from the coding sequence ATGAAAACATTCATTTCCGCATTGCTGCTGGCCACCGCCGCCGGCGGGCCGCTGCTGGCGACTCAACCGCAAATAACCAAATTCAAACTGGTGCCGGACGAATCGGCGGCGGCTTTTTATGACGGGACGGTGGAATATGCCAGAACGGCGGTCATTTCATTCGAGTCGCCGGGCCATTTGACTTTCGTCGCCCCGGTGGGCCGTTACGTTGTCGGAGAAGTGCTCGACTCCGACGGCAATATCGTCGCGCCCGGCGGTTTGCTGGCGCAGCAGGATCTGAAAATTCCTCAAGCCGATGTCGATATCGCCGAAGTGATGCTCAAACGGGCCGACGCGGTATTGGAGGACAGCGAATTGAACTATAAACGCGACAAGGACCTGGCGGAAAAAAGTGCGGTCAGCATCCGGGAATTCCAGGAAACGCAGATGCTCTACACGACGGCGATCCGGGACAAGAGCAAAGCGGAATTGGAACTGGAGCGGGCCAAGCGCGTTCTCGAAACCTGCACCCGCTATTCGCCCTTCAACGCGGTCGTGACGGAAACCTATCTGTCGGTGGGCGGTTCGGCCGATACCGGCGATCCGGTCCTGAAGATCAGCATGATCGACCCGATCCGGGTCCGATTCAGTCTGCCGCCGGAAGCCCGTCTCAAGCTCAATGACGCCGCCCGCATTCTGGTTTATCCTGTCGGCACGGACGAGCCGGCCGTCGGCTGGCTGGAACAACCGGTGCTCTCCACTTCGGCGATGTTCTGCTACGTCGACAATCCGCGCAGCGCCGGATATGTGCTGATGCCGGACGGGACGCAACTGCCTTCGGTCGACGCCCTCAACCCGGTGCGCGCCATCGCGGCCAAACAAGCCGCCGCCCCGCTGTGGGCGGCCGAAGAAACGGTACATCATGATGACAAAGGCCATTTCGTCTGGCGTTTGAATCCGCCGGAACCGCAGCCGGACGGACGGACGGACGGTTCCGAGGTCTTCACGCTGGAGCGGGTGGAGGTCGAATTGGCCGATTTGCAAATAAGGTATGGTTACATGCTGCTGCGCGGGTTAAAAGCCGGATCCGCGTTGAAGGACGGCGATCTGCTGGCCGGCGATGTACCGGAGGATGCCGTCAGCGGCACCACGGTGATTTATCGCCAGAAATTCCATCCTTTCCAAGTCGGGGACAAGGTGAAAGTCCGACTGGACGAAGCGCAAAACGCCCATAAATTTTCCATCCCGGCCGCCGCACTGCATAAAAACCAGGACAACGCCGGCAGGTACGTTATGGTCGAACAACAGGGTACTCCCCGGCAAATTCCGGTCACCGTGCTCGGCTGGGAACGCCAGAACGCCTGGATATTCTCTCCCGATTTGACCGTCGGGATGGAATTGCTGCTGGAGTCCCGGCCGTAA
- a CDS encoding HNH endonuclease: MSEWIEIDRDEKHIARERRKARELRQSNWWKEQLARGVCYYCRRKFPPEALTMDHIVPVVRGGKSTRGNVVACCKECNNRKKYLTPAELLLRQLEQDAATAGDSADDLQA, encoded by the coding sequence ATGAGCGAGTGGATTGAGATCGACCGCGATGAAAAGCACATCGCCAGGGAGCGCCGCAAGGCGCGCGAATTGCGGCAGTCGAACTGGTGGAAGGAGCAGTTGGCGCGCGGTGTCTGTTACTATTGCCGCCGGAAATTCCCGCCGGAAGCGTTGACGATGGACCATATCGTCCCGGTGGTGCGCGGCGGCAAATCGACGCGCGGCAATGTGGTGGCCTGTTGCAAGGAGTGCAATAACCGGAAAAAATATCTGACCCCGGCAGAGCTGTTGCTGCGGCAGTTGGAGCAGGACGCCGCCACTGCCGGTGATTCGGCCGATGACCTGCAGGCTTGA
- the mutL gene encoding DNA mismatch repair endonuclease MutL: MSQIQILPDEISNRIAAGEVIERPASVVKELLENAIDAGAAHIAVVTEKAGTKLIAVTDDGCGMDSDDALLCLEVHGTSKIRTAADIERIQTLGFRGEALPSIASVSRFRLKTRRKEDPYGTEVEVQGGKIIHSAPVGCAAGTEFRVRDLFFNTPARRKFLRSPATEDSYIQEVVLTAALAHPGVAFELTMDQRPIFNSPGDADIRTRLQSFFGRSYVEQMLPVAYSQDGIAVTGFVAMPGVTRSSRREQRTFVNGRPVDAPAVYRALRDGYDTLADRNRFAPALLFLRLDAGEFDINVHPAKREIRFRRDYVVSRVITAAVRSALGNAPMPQMELNGQIPMHAVVQAAEIGYEVDAPEQQPLPLHDDYLPPEPLVSPEPTSLSLLTDRPPTPLAVALKPTAEPEPEPPGEPYCPVNFKTADDPAEEYHIIGAVDDTYLLATRQRTLLIIDQHAAHERVLFEKLLRQNAERQAASQRLLLPIPVELGRQATAFLMKNRGYFAELGFELDELSSNTVMVNALPAVLGQVDAKSFLADLFGDLTTNGTLNRRSVMEGIARAACKAAVKAHDRLTREEMEALLRQLNCCERPDVCPHGRPTMIALTYAELERRFGRR; encoded by the coding sequence ATGAGCCAGATTCAGATCCTGCCCGATGAAATCAGCAACCGGATCGCGGCCGGCGAGGTGATCGAGCGGCCGGCTTCGGTCGTCAAGGAATTGCTTGAAAACGCGATTGACGCCGGCGCGGCGCATATTGCCGTGGTGACTGAAAAGGCCGGGACGAAATTGATTGCGGTGACCGACGACGGCTGCGGCATGGACAGCGACGATGCGCTGCTTTGCCTGGAGGTGCACGGCACCAGCAAGATCAGAACCGCCGCCGACATCGAACGCATTCAGACGCTCGGGTTTCGCGGCGAAGCGTTGCCGAGCATCGCTTCGGTGTCGCGCTTCCGGTTGAAAACCCGCCGGAAAGAAGACCCCTACGGGACGGAAGTGGAGGTCCAGGGCGGTAAAATCATCCATTCCGCCCCGGTCGGCTGTGCGGCCGGGACCGAGTTTCGGGTTCGCGATTTATTTTTCAACACGCCGGCCCGCCGCAAATTTTTGCGCAGTCCGGCCACCGAGGACAGCTATATCCAGGAGGTGGTGTTGACTGCGGCGCTGGCGCATCCCGGGGTCGCTTTCGAGCTGACGATGGACCAGCGGCCGATTTTCAATTCGCCCGGCGATGCCGATATCCGGACCCGGCTGCAAAGTTTCTTCGGCCGCAGTTATGTCGAGCAGATGCTGCCGGTGGCCTACAGCCAGGACGGCATTGCGGTCACCGGCTTTGTCGCGATGCCGGGGGTGACCCGCAGTTCGCGCCGCGAACAGCGGACGTTTGTCAACGGCCGTCCGGTCGACGCGCCGGCGGTATACCGGGCTTTGCGCGACGGCTACGATACGCTGGCGGACCGCAACCGTTTCGCACCGGCTTTGCTGTTTCTGCGTCTGGATGCCGGAGAATTCGATATCAACGTCCATCCCGCCAAGCGGGAGATCCGTTTCCGGCGGGATTACGTCGTCAGCCGGGTGATCACTGCGGCGGTGCGCAGCGCGTTGGGCAATGCGCCGATGCCGCAGATGGAACTCAACGGCCAGATTCCGATGCATGCGGTGGTTCAGGCTGCCGAAATCGGCTACGAAGTGGATGCGCCGGAGCAGCAGCCGCTGCCGTTGCACGACGATTATTTGCCGCCCGAACCGCTGGTGTCGCCGGAACCGACCAGTTTGTCGCTGTTGACCGACCGGCCGCCGACGCCGCTGGCGGTCGCCTTGAAACCGACGGCGGAACCGGAGCCGGAGCCGCCCGGCGAGCCGTATTGTCCGGTCAATTTCAAAACGGCGGACGATCCGGCGGAGGAGTATCATATCATCGGTGCGGTCGATGACACCTATCTGCTGGCGACCCGGCAGCGGACGCTGCTGATCATCGATCAGCATGCGGCGCACGAACGGGTCCTGTTCGAGAAATTGTTGCGCCAGAACGCTGAGCGTCAGGCTGCTTCCCAACGGCTGCTGCTGCCGATTCCGGTGGAATTGGGACGGCAGGCGACGGCGTTTTTGATGAAAAATCGAGGTTATTTTGCCGAACTGGGCTTCGAACTGGATGAACTGAGCAGCAATACGGTGATGGTCAATGCGCTGCCGGCGGTGCTGGGGCAGGTGGACGCCAAGAGCTTTCTGGCCGATTTGTTTGGTGATTTGACGACGAACGGCACGTTGAACCGGCGTTCGGTGATGGAAGGGATCGCCCGGGCGGCCTGCAAGGCGGCGGTGAAGGCGCACGACCGGTTGACCCGGGAAGAGATGGAAGCGCTGCTGCGGCAGTTGAATTGCTGCGAGCGGCCGGATGTCTGCCCGCACGGCCGGCCGACGATGATTGCGTTGACCTATGCCGAACTGGAACGGCGGTTCGGCCGGCGTTGA
- a CDS encoding M48 family metallopeptidase has product MSLLKVKFLSRQLTALLLVLVVIVILTIVLVYYLNGPEEYAYWPHSGTLLGSRTRTAEPGVPLKAPDQQELQQMVSRAVFFMRRSDLVAAAGQLSTVLVFDPDNTQALAMMGNICYTQGKYPEAESYFRRLVKLEPRNPAALNNLGQALARQGKYEEAVRELNLALRGDPESPVIALNLAGTYALLKDKEKALSFFRMASWTLGERAVTVAEDSCFDSIRNEPEFQRLLAELRGRKQNDNTTWTLDALMENTSAPVREMPEPDDDNDGAGVEPAPATGEGPSGQSAEQPEDSDEPDSDPAR; this is encoded by the coding sequence ATGTCTCTGCTGAAGGTTAAATTTCTCAGCCGTCAGTTGACGGCGTTGTTGCTGGTGCTGGTGGTGATCGTCATCCTGACCATCGTGCTGGTCTATTATTTGAACGGGCCGGAGGAATACGCCTACTGGCCGCACTCCGGTACGCTGCTCGGCAGCCGGACCCGGACCGCCGAGCCCGGGGTGCCGTTGAAGGCGCCGGACCAGCAGGAGTTGCAGCAAATGGTGTCGCGGGCGGTCTTTTTCATGCGGCGTTCCGACCTGGTGGCGGCGGCCGGGCAGTTGAGCACGGTGCTGGTTTTCGATCCGGACAACACCCAGGCGCTGGCGATGATGGGCAATATCTGCTACACCCAGGGCAAATATCCGGAGGCGGAATCCTATTTCCGGCGGCTGGTCAAGCTGGAGCCGCGCAACCCGGCGGCGCTGAACAATCTCGGCCAGGCGCTGGCCAGGCAGGGCAAATACGAGGAAGCGGTACGGGAGCTGAATCTGGCGCTGCGCGGCGATCCGGAGTCGCCGGTGATCGCTTTGAACCTGGCCGGCACCTACGCTTTGTTGAAGGACAAGGAAAAAGCACTCTCTTTTTTCCGGATGGCGAGCTGGACGCTGGGAGAGCGGGCAGTGACGGTGGCGGAGGATTCCTGCTTCGATTCCATCCGGAACGAGCCGGAATTTCAGCGGTTGCTGGCCGAATTGCGCGGCCGCAAGCAGAACGACAACACGACCTGGACGTTGGACGCCCTGATGGAAAATACTTCGGCGCCGGTCCGGGAGATGCCGGAACCCGATGACGATAACGATGGCGCTGGCGTGGAGCCGGCGCCGGCAACCGGCGAGGGTCCCTCGGGACAGTCCGCCGAACAACCGGAAGACTCCGATGAGCCAGATTCAGATCCTGCCCGATGA
- a CDS encoding ABC transporter ATP-binding protein codes for MKVLEVKRLSIDFKADGKSLPVVSDLSFSVGAGEILALVGESGCGKSVSCLALTRLLPPHLARYDGEIFFQGASRRCNTLTASEAELRRIRGGGIAYIFQEPSVSLNPVFKVGDQIAEAIQLHRPEVKDFRTEIIRLLKQVGIPAPERRIEAFPHELSGGMQQRVMIAMALASNPTLLVADEPTTALDVTIQAQILDLLDQLRRERQMSIILVTHNLGIVAELADQVAVMYGGTLVEAAATAELLARPRHPYTQALLNAVPRLGEAGQRLETIPGHVPSPANYPPGCRFCGRCALSETRTAAEQQRCCEERPEWMEVGLEHGCRCHYVSAEG; via the coding sequence ATGAAAGTTCTTGAAGTAAAACGGCTTTCCATTGATTTTAAAGCGGATGGCAAAAGCCTGCCGGTCGTCAGTGACCTCAGTTTCTCGGTTGGCGCCGGTGAAATCCTGGCGCTGGTCGGCGAGAGCGGCTGCGGCAAAAGTGTCAGTTGTCTGGCCCTGACCCGGCTGCTGCCGCCGCATCTGGCGCGGTACGATGGCGAGATTTTTTTCCAGGGTGCTTCGCGGCGCTGCAATACGCTGACGGCGTCGGAGGCCGAATTGCGCCGGATCCGCGGCGGCGGCATCGCCTATATCTTCCAGGAGCCGTCGGTATCGCTCAATCCGGTCTTCAAAGTGGGCGACCAGATCGCTGAGGCGATTCAGTTGCATCGTCCGGAGGTGAAGGACTTTCGAACCGAAATTATCCGGCTGTTGAAGCAGGTCGGCATTCCGGCGCCGGAACGGCGCATCGAAGCCTTTCCGCACGAATTGTCCGGCGGCATGCAGCAGCGGGTGATGATCGCGATGGCGCTGGCCAGCAATCCGACGCTGCTGGTGGCTGACGAACCGACGACGGCGCTGGATGTGACGATCCAGGCGCAGATTCTCGATTTGCTCGACCAGTTGCGCCGGGAGAGACAGATGTCGATCATTCTGGTCACCCACAATCTGGGCATCGTCGCCGAGTTGGCCGACCAGGTGGCGGTGATGTACGGCGGGACACTGGTCGAAGCGGCGGCGACGGCCGAATTGCTGGCCCGTCCCCGCCACCCGTACACGCAGGCTTTGCTGAATGCCGTGCCGCGGCTGGGCGAGGCCGGACAGCGCTTGGAGACGATTCCGGGACATGTGCCGAGTCCGGCGAATTATCCGCCGGGCTGCCGGTTCTGCGGCCGCTGTGCGCTGTCGGAAACTCGCACTGCCGCGGAGCAGCAGCGCTGCTGCGAGGAGCGGCCGGAATGGATGGAAGTAGGTTTGGAACATGGCTGCCGGTGTCATTATGTCTCTGCTGAAGGTTAA
- a CDS encoding beta-ketoacyl synthase, translating to MEKVFVTGRGLITPLGNGKAENEASLRCGKSGLVHIPDWAELNLDCTVAGKAAPFEVHPLLDRKRLRFCPPGAVMSVNAVAEALAEAGIALEEIPALRIAVVAGVAGSYFYEIFSNANAYNNSRRIRDVSPYVVPRVMPSSVVSNLSLVFGCHGETYDVSAACASGALAVIVATRLIRSGEYDIVIAGGSEQLDWVECLGFCAIKALSKHFNATPERASRPFDRDRDGFVLAEGAGYVVLESAGSVKRRGVRPITEIAGIAANSNASDMVVPDRAASEQVMLQAIHQAGLKPQDIGYVNTHGTATPVGDPIEMAALKNVFGSRIAINSTKSQTGHMIGATGAVEIIFTSLMLEKHFLSPSINLEQPDDNFDWADLVRAPREGVAIRHALSNSFAFGGSNACVILSDCGN from the coding sequence ATGGAAAAAGTCTTTGTTACCGGACGGGGGTTGATTACTCCGCTTGGCAACGGCAAAGCGGAAAATGAAGCAAGTCTCCGCTGCGGCAAAAGCGGCCTTGTCCATATTCCCGACTGGGCCGAGCTCAATTTGGATTGTACGGTCGCCGGCAAGGCCGCGCCGTTTGAAGTTCATCCGCTGCTGGACCGCAAGCGGCTGCGCTTCTGTCCGCCCGGAGCGGTGATGTCGGTCAACGCGGTGGCCGAGGCGCTGGCCGAAGCCGGAATTGCCCTCGAGGAAATTCCGGCATTGCGCATCGCCGTCGTCGCCGGAGTCGCCGGCAGCTACTTTTATGAAATTTTCTCCAATGCCAATGCCTACAACAATTCCAGGCGCATTCGCGATGTGTCGCCTTATGTCGTACCCCGGGTCATGCCTTCTTCGGTCGTCTCGAATTTGTCGCTGGTCTTCGGCTGTCACGGCGAAACCTATGACGTCAGCGCCGCCTGCGCCAGCGGCGCGCTGGCCGTCATCGTCGCCACCCGCCTCATCCGTTCCGGCGAATACGACATCGTCATCGCCGGCGGGTCAGAACAGCTCGACTGGGTGGAATGCCTCGGTTTTTGCGCCATCAAGGCGTTGAGCAAACATTTCAACGCGACGCCGGAACGGGCCAGCCGGCCGTTCGACCGCGACCGCGACGGTTTCGTTCTGGCCGAGGGGGCCGGTTACGTCGTCCTCGAATCGGCCGGCAGCGTCAAGCGCCGCGGCGTCCGGCCGATCACCGAAATCGCCGGCATCGCCGCCAACAGCAACGCTTCCGACATGGTCGTGCCCGACCGGGCCGCCAGCGAACAGGTCATGCTGCAGGCGATCCACCAGGCCGGCCTCAAGCCGCAGGATATCGGCTATGTGAATACCCACGGCACCGCCACTCCAGTCGGCGACCCGATCGAAATGGCGGCGTTGAAAAACGTCTTCGGCAGCCGTATCGCCATCAATTCGACGAAATCGCAAACCGGCCACATGATCGGCGCCACCGGCGCCGTGGAGATCATCTTCACGTCGCTGATGCTGGAAAAGCATTTCCTCTCCCCGTCGATCAATCTGGAGCAGCCGGACGACAATTTCGACTGGGCGGATCTGGTGCGCGCCCCGCGCGAAGGCGTCGCCATCCGCCACGCGCTCAGCAACAGCTTCGCGTTCGGCGGTTCCAACGCCTGCGTCATTTTAAGCGATTGCGGCAATTAG
- the lipA gene encoding lipoyl synthase, whose amino-acid sequence MPDVIVSPGARAKLPPWLRIGIATGGGRGETNALLAELKLNTVCSSARCPNLGECFHRRNATFLILGDACTRNCRFCAVPHATHPAPPDPAEPERIAEAVRRLNLQYVVITCVTRDDLPDGGAGHFVRVIEAIRDAVPAAGIEVLTSDFQGDLAALRTVLAARPNVFNHNIETVERLSAAIRGRAGYRRSLMVLREATRLADGAGPVKSGLMVGLGETDDEVTATLHDLRASGVTLLTIGQYLPPSSSHWPLARYVAPEKFIQWKNLALQLGFRAVAAAPLVRSSYRAGELAATP is encoded by the coding sequence ATGCCGGATGTCATCGTTTCGCCGGGCGCCAGAGCCAAACTGCCGCCGTGGCTGCGGATCGGAATCGCCACCGGCGGCGGACGCGGCGAAACCAATGCGCTGCTGGCCGAATTAAAACTCAATACGGTCTGCTCCAGCGCCCGCTGTCCCAATCTGGGCGAATGTTTTCACCGCCGCAACGCCACGTTTCTGATCCTCGGCGACGCCTGTACGCGCAATTGCCGTTTCTGCGCGGTGCCGCATGCCACGCATCCGGCTCCGCCGGATCCGGCGGAGCCGGAACGCATCGCCGAAGCGGTCCGCCGGCTGAACCTGCAGTATGTCGTCATCACCTGCGTCACCCGCGACGATCTGCCGGACGGCGGCGCCGGACACTTCGTCCGGGTCATCGAAGCCATCCGCGACGCGGTGCCGGCCGCCGGCATTGAAGTCCTGACCAGTGATTTTCAGGGCGATCTCGCCGCGCTGCGAACCGTATTGGCAGCCCGGCCGAATGTTTTCAACCACAACATCGAAACGGTCGAGCGGCTCTCCGCCGCCATCCGCGGCCGTGCCGGTTACCGGCGTTCGCTGATGGTGCTGCGGGAAGCCACCCGGCTGGCCGACGGCGCCGGGCCGGTCAAATCCGGCTTGATGGTCGGCCTCGGCGAAACCGATGACGAAGTAACCGCCACCTTGCATGACCTGCGCGCTTCCGGCGTGACCTTGCTGACCATCGGCCAGTATCTGCCGCCGAGTTCCTCGCACTGGCCGCTGGCGCGTTACGTCGCTCCGGAAAAATTCATTCAATGGAAAAATCTGGCGCTGCAACTCGGTTTCCGGGCCGTCGCCGCCGCGCCGCTGGTGCGCAGCTCCTACCGGGCCGGCGAACTGGCGGCCACACCTTGA
- a CDS encoding sodium:solute symporter family protein, with the protein MENTLQLDDNAKIFLYCGIGLYILVIVFIGYIAGKRVKGMGDFLVAGRRLPLWMATATLLATWFGAGSSMGVASTVYSDGIGGVIADPFAAALSLILAGIFIVGKLRHLRLLTVTEIIERKYGKWAGVYASCWLIPVYIGWLGAQVLGIGTILKMLFDLPISYGTLIGAGLVLGYTIAGGMWAVTLTDVVQVSLIILGLLMIVPGAIEQAGGFDTIFAGVPEAHLSLLPHCSSFQDWIYYIGQWCIMGLGCMVGQDLIQRSLSSRTEKIATVSAILAGVGYLGIAVVPLTIGFAARLVLPELQDTNMLLPLMAGRVLHPIVFTIFLSALLSAIMSSADSSLLAASSLITNNIIRPFRPHLNERDLLQLTRVFTLMVTIVALLAALQVQSIYSLMINCWASQLVIVFLPVVAALYLKKAGPRNCWSGMLAATAVWFGALFYLLTFTADGIVPPLRWAMSDRVMTIASMYGFLAGVFGFLASYLVDRWSKHISSPELEANE; encoded by the coding sequence ATGGAAAATACGTTACAGCTTGATGACAACGCAAAAATCTTCCTGTATTGCGGCATCGGCCTTTACATTCTGGTGATCGTTTTCATCGGCTACATTGCCGGCAAACGGGTCAAGGGCATGGGAGACTTCCTGGTGGCCGGCCGCCGTCTGCCGCTGTGGATGGCGACCGCGACGCTGCTGGCCACCTGGTTCGGCGCCGGTTCCAGCATGGGCGTCGCCAGCACGGTTTATTCCGACGGCATCGGCGGCGTCATCGCCGACCCGTTCGCAGCGGCGCTCAGTCTGATCCTGGCCGGTATTTTCATCGTCGGCAAGCTGCGCCATCTGCGTCTGCTCACCGTCACCGAAATCATTGAGCGGAAATACGGCAAATGGGCAGGCGTCTACGCCTCCTGCTGGCTGATTCCGGTTTACATCGGCTGGCTGGGCGCCCAGGTGCTCGGCATCGGCACTATCCTGAAGATGCTGTTCGATCTGCCGATTTCCTATGGCACCCTGATCGGCGCCGGCCTGGTGCTCGGCTATACGATTGCCGGCGGCATGTGGGCGGTAACCCTGACCGACGTCGTCCAGGTCAGTTTGATCATCCTCGGGCTGCTGATGATCGTACCCGGCGCCATCGAACAGGCCGGCGGCTTCGACACCATTTTCGCCGGCGTGCCGGAGGCGCATTTGTCGCTGCTGCCGCACTGCTCTTCCTTCCAGGATTGGATTTACTACATCGGCCAATGGTGCATCATGGGCCTGGGCTGCATGGTCGGCCAGGATTTGATTCAGCGGTCGCTCTCCAGCCGGACGGAAAAAATCGCCACCGTCAGCGCCATCCTGGCCGGCGTCGGTTACCTCGGCATCGCCGTCGTGCCGCTGACCATCGGCTTCGCCGCCCGGCTGGTGCTGCCGGAACTGCAGGACACCAACATGCTGCTGCCGCTGATGGCCGGCAGAGTGCTCCATCCGATCGTTTTCACCATTTTCCTCAGCGCTTTGCTGTCGGCAATCATGAGTTCGGCCGACAGTTCGCTGCTGGCGGCCTCTTCGCTGATCACCAACAATATCATCCGGCCGTTCCGGCCGCATTTGAACGAACGCGACCTGCTGCAGCTGACCCGGGTGTTCACGCTGATGGTGACGATCGTCGCGCTGCTGGCGGCCTTGCAGGTGCAGAGCATCTATTCGCTGATGATCAACTGCTGGGCCTCCCAACTGGTCATCGTCTTTCTGCCGGTCGTCGCGGCCCTGTACCTGAAAAAAGCCGGGCCGCGCAATTGCTGGAGCGGCATGCTGGCGGCGACGGCGGTCTGGTTCGGCGCCCTGTTCTATCTGCTGACCTTCACCGCCGACGGCATCGTGCCGCCGCTGCGCTGGGCGATGAGTGACCGGGTGATGACCATCGCATCGATGTACGGTTTTCTGGCCGGCGTATTCGGGTTCCTGGCCAGTTATCTGGTGGATCGCTGGAGCAAACATATTTCTAGTCCGGAGTTGGAAGCAAATGAATAA